The following proteins are encoded in a genomic region of Arachis stenosperma cultivar V10309 chromosome 4, arast.V10309.gnm1.PFL2, whole genome shotgun sequence:
- the LOC130976232 gene encoding protein SWEETIE isoform X1: MAKNNHTVRDKGNNNNAPLSRFGVLVAQLESIVASAVHKSPEPLLCFDLLSDLISAIDEDSKENILLWQRRCEDALYSLLTFGARRPVRHLASVAMAKIISKGDGISVYARASSLQGFLSDGKRSEPQKIAGAAQCLGELYKYFGRRITAGLLETTTIATKLLKFSEEFVRRQALHMLQNALEGCGGSAASTAYSEAFRIIMRSATGDKSFAVRIAAARCLKAFATIGGPGLGVAELDNSASYCVKALEDPVSSVRDAFAETLGSLLALGMNPEAQVQPRGKVPLPQAKKLEGGLQKHLTLAFTKASGVRSRDVRVGLTLSWVFFLQAMRIKYQHPDSELQNFALQVMEMLRADASADAHALACVLYILHVGITDQMTEPTQRNFLVFLGKQLQSSEAGPYMKVAALRTLSYTLKTLGEVPLEFKAVLDESVVSAVSHSSKLVRIEAALALRTLAEVDPTCVGGLTSYGVTALTALRENISFEKGSSLQFDLDSLHGQATVLAALVSISPKLPLGYPARLPKLVLGVSKEMLTQHSHNPVAAIVEKEAGWLLLSSLLGSLPKEELEQEVFDILALWATLFTGNPENELKETEDLVSTIYVWSSAIHALTAFIKCFIAPDVVNDGVLLQPVLVYLSSALSYISALRAKGLAHVKPAVDIFIIKTLIAYQALPDPVSFKNDHPQIIQQCTFPFRYASECEESSCLRFLLDKRDSWLGPWVPGRDWFEDELRAFQGGKDGLMPCVWENEISSFPQPETISKTLVNQMLLFFGITFACQDSGGMLSLLGIIEQCLKAGKKQHWRAASITNICVGLLAGFKALHSFRPQTIGQEILSSAQSIFQSILAEGDICASQRRASSEGLGYLARFGNDIFTARMARSLLGDLNGATDTHYTGSIALALGCIHRSAGGIALSTLVPATVSSLSSLAKSSVANLQIWAMHGLLLTIEAAGLSFVSHVQATLSLAMDILLSDENGLVDIQQGVGRLINAIVAVLGPELVPGSIFFSRSKSAMAEISCWQETATMLESARFTQQLVLFAPQAVSVHSHVQTLLSTLSSRQPNLRHLAVSTLRHLVEKDPVSIIVEQIEDKLFFMLDEETDSEIGKLVRTTIMRLLHASSPSCPSHWIAVCRKVVLATSMRSIENISTSASDNIDGDTQLNQGDDEDMVSSSNSKQSYNFQASNVDPNREKYLRYRTRLFAAECLSHLPEAVGRNPAHFDLILARQEHGKGPDTGDWLVLHLQELISLAYQISTIQFENMQPVGVSLLGTIVDKFEKVADPELPGHFLLEQFQAQLVSAVRTTLDTSASPSLLEAGLHLATKILTSGIISGDQAVVKRIFSLISRPLNDFQDIYYPSFAEWVTSKIKIRLLAAHASLKCYIYASMRKHQNGAPDDYLALLPLFQKSSSILGKYWIRTLKDYSYICLYLIPKKEWNLFLDGIQSRIVSSKLRPCLDESWPVILQALAFDAVPVNPEGRNDSTKASVPNTQKNSVSTSQHSMVELKSEDFKFLWGFSLLGLFQSQHPIFCRPILQLAFSDAKHGGNSPNNEVNTSGLKLYEIVLPMFQLLSSERFFGAGLLSMGICKELLQILSYSTYMDNSWNSLAISILSQVAQNCPQEIFNSENLDLIITELCLDYLFKVFRSSERISVPRPKCDVNVIHTLCSTTREVIKRIETKTHKHAKSVVLALVLMGYECIREASTEVCLSEAIDMVNCSSSLLKKIINDEAHLDDGALQLRELFGTCLSVVAAMTKDCIEGFHLQEIRGSNLRKLIQMKLVFSLEQSISIAKLALELKCVADGETSNSLCANALRYCIRCIQTVLNDSNLEIQVLGLQFLKARVQRDANTEDKSFIMFLVGELITNIFTLIQKTFKNPITRESVTIVSECLSLMVLLQTLSKGDDCQRSFMNILLEAIVIIFLSTEDGSSKEVSDLRNTAIKLVSRLAQIPSSAIHFKDVLLSMPPLHREQLQGVIRASVVTHDKNPMELKVPVLDIKIPKPSTESEDKHSAPPAAIAAHVDENDEEDDEFGEDDWDAFQSFPVSKNEDGDEPETEDAAEGKDPCLVESSSEPKTEDAAEGKDPSLVESSSEPKTEDAAEGKDLSLVESSSDMERSTRVDEFQERSINGENDLNGVDCLKTDEQTRDQTNSDAEKSGNDVHPEMEKELQHTQTSLDTNKVDSNEHQEMEEELHSNEHQEMKEELHSSELQEEATSTPGNEQGSSYHRTEAEAEGSTKGDLSSDNLQRKPSPEPFVSHSPPLGQGYCESEDAKDGVNEQNSDPQPGMSQSAIESEKNSDKLEPAGDHRDE, from the exons ATGGCGAAGAACAATCACACCGTCAGAGACAAAGGTAACAATAACAACGCGCCGCTCTCGCGGTTCGGCGTGCTCGTGGCGCAGCTGGAATCCATAGTCGCTTCCGCAGTTCACAAATCTCCGGAGCCACTCCTCTGCTTCGATCTCCTCTCCGATCTCATATCCGCCATTGACGAAGACTCCAAG GAAAATATTTTGTTGTGGCAAAGACGGTGTGAGGATGCATTGTATTCCCTACTCACTTTTGGTGCTCGACGGCCTGTGCGTCACTTGGCATCAGTTGCAATGGCAAAGATCATATCCAAGGGAGATGGAATATCAGTTTATGCTAGAGCAAGCAGCCTTCAAGGATTTCTTTCTGATGGGAAGAGGAGTGAACCTCAGAAAATTGCTG GTGCTGCACAATGCTTGGGAGAATTGTATAAGTATTTTGGCAGAAGAATCACTGCAGGTTTACTTGAAACAACGACCATAGCAACAAAGCTTTTGAAATTTAGTGAG GAGTTTGTAAGGCGTCAGGCATTGCATATGCTTCAGAATGCTTTGGAAGGCTGTGGTGGAAGTGCTGCTTCAACAGCATATTCTGAGGCATTCCGTATCATAATGAGATCTGCCACTGGGGACAAGTCCTTTGCCGTTAGAATAGCTGCTGCAAGGTGTTTGAAGGCGTTTGCTACCATTGGAGGTCCAGGATTGGGGGTGGCAGAACTTGACAATTCAGCTTCCTATTGTGTCAAG GCTCTTGAAGATCCTGTTTCATCTGTTCGAGATGCCTTTGCTGAGACTTTGGGCTCCTTGCTTGCTCTTGGAATGAATCCTGAGGCACAG GTTCAACCTAGGGGAAAAGTTCCTTTACCTCAAGCCAAAAAACTTGAAGGTGGATTGCAGAAGCATTTGACTTTGGCTTTCACAAaag CAAGTGGAGTGCGGTCTAGGGATGTTCGGGTTGGCCTAACTCTATCTTGGGTATTCTTTTTACAG GCCATGCGCATAAAATATCAGCATCCAGATAGCGAGCTTCAAAATTTTGCATTGCAGGTTATGGAAATGCTCCGTGCTGATGCTTCTGCAGATGCCCATGCATTG GCATGTGTTCTTTATATCCTTCATGTTGGTATAACTGATCAAATGACTGAACCTACACAGAGGAACTTCTTGGTTTTTTTGGGAAAGCAG CTCCAGTCATCTGAAGCCGGTCCTTACATGAAAGTGGCAGCTTTACGTACACTATCATATACTCTAAAAACACTGGGAGAG GTTCCACTTGAATTCAAGGCAGTTCTTGACGAATCTGTAGTTTCAGCTGTGTCTCATTCTTCGAAACTA GTTCGGATAGAGGCTGCTTTGGCCTTGCGTACCTTGGCTGAAGTTGATCCAACTTGTGTGGGTGGCTTAACTTCATATGGGGTGACTGCTCTTACTGCTTTAAGGGAGAATATATCCTTTGAAAAG GGAAGCAGTTTACAGTTTGATCTAGATTCGTTGCATGGGCAGGCTACTGTGTTGGCAGCTTTAGTGTCTATTTCACCAAAACTCCCTCTTGGTTACCCAGCTAG ACTTCCTAAATTAGTGCTTGGAGTTTCAAAGGAAATGCTAACCCAACACAGTCACAATCCTGTGGCAGCTATAGTTGAAAAGGAAGCGGGGTGGTTGCTTTTATCATCTCTGTTGGGTTCTTTACCAAAGGAG GAGCTTGAACAGGAGGTCTTTGATATTCTTGCCTTATGGGCTACCCTCTTTACTGGCAATCCAGAAAATGAGCTCAAGGAAACTGAAGATTTAGTGTCAACAATATA TGTATGGTCTTCTGCTATTCATGCACTCACAGCATTTATAAAGTGCTTTATAGCTCCCGATGTGGTGAATGATGGAGTATTACTTCAGCCAGTTCTTGTATACCTCAGTAG TGCGTTATCATACATCTCAGCATTAAGAGCCAAGGGATTGGCACATGTAAAGCCTGCAGTGGACATCTTCATCATCAAAACTTTGATTGCTTACCAAGCTCTTCCTGATCCAGTTTCATTTAAAAATGACCATCCTCAGATTATTCAACAATGTACATTTCCATTCAG ATATGCCTCAGAATGTGAAGAAAGTTCATGCTTGAGGTTTCTGTTAGACAAGAGAGATTCTTGGTTGGGTCCATGGGTTCCCGGAAG gGACTGGTTTGAAGATGAGCTTCGAGCTTTTCAAGGCGGAAAAGATGGCCTTATGCCGTGTGTATGGGAGAATGAAATTTCTAGCTTTCCTCAG CCGGAGACAATAAGCAAGACTTTGGTGAACCAGATGCTTCTTTTTTTTGGGATCACGTTTGCTTGTCAG GATAGTGGTGGCATGCTCTCCCTTCTTGGCATCATTGAGCAGTGTCTGAAAGCTGGGAAAAAGCAACACTGGCGTGCAGCTAGTATCACCAATATTTGTGTGGGCTTACTAGCAGGCTTTAAg GCTTTACATTCTTTTCGACCACAAACAATAGGACAAGAGATTTTGAGTTCAGCGCAATCTATTTTTCAG AGTATTTTGGCAGAGGGAGACATTTGTGCATCACAGCGTAGAGCATCATCAGAAGGTCTTGGATACTTAGCTCGATTTGGAAATGATATTTTTACTGCAAGAATG GCAAGATCACTACTGGGTGACCTAAATGGAGCAACCGATACCCACTATACTGGATCTATTGCTTTGGCACTTGGCTGCATTCATCGCAG TGCTGGAGGGATTGCATTGTCAACTTTAGTTCCTGCAACAGTGAGCTCTCTATCATCACTGGCTAAAAGTTCAGTAGCTAACCTTCAGATATGGGCTATGCATGGGCTGCTTTTAACTATTGAAGCTGCTGGTTTATCCTTTGTTTCTCACGTCCAG GCAACCCTTTCTCTTGCTATGGACATTCTTTTATCTGATGAGAATGGTTTAGTGGACATTCAGCAAGGTGTTGGCCGCCTTATCAATGCTATAGTTGCTGTTCTTGGTCCTGAGCTTGTCCCTGGAAGCATATTTTTCTCTCGCTCCAAG TCTGCCATGGCAGAGATAAGCTGTTGGCAAGAAACTGCAACTATGCTTGA GAGTGCACGCTTTACACAACAACTTGTTCTTTTTGCACCCCAAGCTGTTTCTGTGCACTCACATGTGCAGACTCTTCTCTCCACTCTGTCCTCAAGACAG CCAAATTTACGGCATCTTGCTGTGTCAACACTAAGGCATTTAGTGGAGAAAGACCCG GTTTCCATTATTGTTGAGCAGATTGAAGATAAGTTGTTCTTTATGCTGGACGAGGAAACTGATTCTGA AATCGGTAAGTTAGTGCGGACCACAATTATGAGACTACTCCATGCATCATCTCCTTCATGTCCTTCACATTGGATAGCAGTATGTCGCAAAGTG GTCCTTGCTACTTCAATGAGGAGCATTGAAAATATTAGTACTTCAGCAAGTGATAACATAGATGGTGATACACAGTTGAACCAAGGGGATGATGAAGATATGGTTTCTAGCTCCAACAGCAAGCAGAGTTACAATTTTCAAGCTTCCAATGTTGATCCTAATAGAGAGAAGTACCTCAGATACCGGACCAGACTTTTTGCTGCAGA ATGCTTGAGCCATCTTCCAGAAGCTGTAGGAAGAAATCCTGCACATTTTGACCTGATTTTGGCAAGGCAAGAACATGGAAAAGGGCCGGACACTGGTGATTGGCTAGTACTTCATTTGCAAGAGTTGATATCACTTGCTTATCAG ATAAGCACAATTCAATTTGAGAACATGCAGCCGGTTGGCGTTAGTCTTCTTGGCACCATTGTGGACAAG TTTGAAAAAGTAGCTGACCCCGAGCTTCCTGGGCATTTTCTACTGGAACAGTTTCAG GCCCAACTAGTATCTGCAGTTCGTACAACCTTGGACACATCTGCTAGTCCTAGTTTACTTGAGGCAGGCTTGCATTTGGCAACCAAG ATACTCACAAGTGGAATTATCAGTGGGGATCAAGCGGTGGTCAAGCGTATATTCTCATTAATCTCACGTCCATTGAATGATTTTCAGGACATTTATTATCCTTCGTTTGCAGAATGGGTCACAAGCAAG ATCAAGATAAGGCTTCTGGCTGCTCATGCTTCTCTTAAATGTTATATTTATGCATCCATGAGAAAGCACCAAAATGGAGCTCCAGATGATTACCTGGCATTATTACCATTGTTCCAAAAGAGCTCAAGTATTCTGGGAAAGTATTGGATCCGTACATTGAAGGATTACAGTTATATATGCTTGTACCTGATCCCAAAGAAGGAG TGGAATTTGTTCCTTGATGGGATCCAATCACGTATTGTTTCTTCAAAGTTGCGCCCGTGCTTAGATGAATCTTGGCCTGTAATTTTGCAAGCACTTGCATTTGATGCAGTTCCTGTGAATCCTGAAGGCAGAAATGATTCCACCAAAGCCTCAGTCCCAAACACCCAAAAAAATAGTGTCTCTACAAGTCAACATAGCATGGTTGAGTTGAAGAGTGAAGACTTCAAATTCCTGTGGGGCTTTTCCCTCCTTGGTCTGTTTCAGTCACAACATCCTATCTTTTGCAGGCCAATTTTACAGCTGGCATTCAGTGATGCTAAGCATGGAGGAAACTCGCCAAATAATGAAGTCAACACCTCGGGCTTGAAATTATATGAAATTGTACTACCTATGTTTCAACTTCTTTCTAGTGAAAGATTTTTTGGCGCGGGACTACTTAGCATGGGTATTTGCAAAGAACTGCTACAG ATTCTTTCATATTCCACGTACATGGATAATTCTTGGAATAGTCTTGCAATATCCATTTTATCACAG GTTGCACAGAATTGCCCACAAGAAATCTTCAATAGTGAAAATTTGGATTTGATAATAACAGAACTTTGTTTAGATTACCTTTTTAAAGTGTTCCGGAG CAGTGAGAGAATTTCAGTGCCGCGTCCCAAATGTGATGTAAATGTGATACATACACTATGTAGCACAACAAGGGAAGTTATTAAACGCATTGAGACAAAG ACACACAAACACGCAAAATCTGTGGTTCTGGCATTAGTGTTAATGGGCTACGAGTGCATTAGGGAGGCTTCAACTGAAGTTTGCTTATCAGAAGCAATTGACATGGTTAACTGTTCAAGTTCTTTATTAAAGAAAATCATTAATG ATGAGGCTCACCTTGATGATGGCGCTCTGCAACTAAGAGAACTGTTTGGAACTTGTCTGAGTGTGGTTGCTGCTATGACTAAGGATTGCATTGAGGGATTCCATTTGCAGGAGATTAGGGGTTCCAACTTGCGCAAATTAATACAAATGAAGCTTGTGTTTTCTCTTGAACAAAGTATATCGATTGCCAAATTGGCTCTTGAACTAAAGTGTGTTGCTGATGGTGAAACAAGTAACTCTTTATGTGCTAATGCCCTCAGATATTGCATACGATGTATCCAAACCGTACTTAATGATTCAAATTTAGAG ATTCAAGTATTAGGTTTGCAATTTCTTAAAGCCAGGGTTCAAAGAGATGCTAATACAGAAGATAAGTCTTTCATAATGTTTCTTGTTGGGGAGCTAATAACCAATATATTCACTTTGATCCAAAAAACATTCAAG AATCCCATAACAAGAGAATCCGTAACCATAGTTAGCGAATGCTTGAGTCTAATGGTGCTATTACAAACCCTGTCAAAAGGTGATGATTGCCAGCGAAGTTTTATGAACATTCTTTTGGAGGCCATTGTCATAATTTTCTTGTCTACGGAAGATGGATCCTCTAAG GAAGTCAGTGATTTAAGAAACACGGCCATTAAGCTTGTTTCTCGCCTTGCTCAAATTCCTTCATCAGCAATTCATTTCAAGGATGTTTTGCTATCAATGCCTCCTCTGCATCGCGAACAACTCCAG GGGGTAATCCGAGCTTCTGTAGTAACGCATGATAAAAATCCAATGGAACTAAAAGTACCAGTTTTGGACATTAAAATACCAAAGCCATCAACAGAAAGTGAAGATAAGCATTCTGCACCACCGGCTGCTATCGCGGCACACgtagatgaaaatgatgaggaagatgatgaatttGGTGAAGATGATTGGGATGCTTTTCAGTCTTTTCCTGTGTCTAAAAATGAGGATGGAGATGAACCAGAAACAGAGGACGCTGCTGAAGGAAAAGATCCTTGCCTGGTTGAAAGCTCATCAGAACCGAAAACAGAGGATGCTGCTGAAGGCAAAGATCCTAGCCTGGTTGAAAGCTCATCAGAACCGAAAACAGAGGATGCTGCTGAAGGCAAAGATCTCAGCCTGGTTGAAAGCTCATCAGATATGGAACGTTCCACCAGAGTTGATGAGTTTCAAGAACGTTCCATCAATGGTGAAAATGACCTCAATGGCGTTGATTGTCTAAAGACTGATGAACAGACACGTGATCAAACAAATTCCGATGCTGAGAAGTCAGGTAATGATGTGCATCCAGAGATGGAGAAAGAACTGCAACATACTCAAACAAGTCTTGACACTAACAAGGTAGATAGTAACGAGCATCAAGAGATGGAAGAAGAACTGCACAGTAACGAgcatcaagagatgaaagaAGAACTGCATAGTTCTGAGCTTCAGGAAGAGGCAACATCAACCCCAGGAAATGAGCAAGGTTCTTCTTATCATAGAACTGAGGCAGAAGCTGAAGGATCGACCAAAGGCGACTTATCATCAGATAATTTGCAAAGAAAGCCTTCACCTGAACCATTTGTCTCACACTCTCCGCCACTTGGACAGGGTTATTGCGAATCAGAAGATGCTAAAGACGGTGTAAATGAACAGAACTCAGATCCGCAGCCAGGAATGTCCCAAAGTGCAATAGAAAGTGAAAAAAATAGTGATAAGTTAGAACCAGCTGGTGACCACCGTGATGAGTGA